The following are encoded together in the Pseudomonas sp. IB20 genome:
- a CDS encoding MFS transporter: MNQPSVGTNLDVQSFINAQPLSRYQWRVVILCFLIVFLDGLDTAAMGFIAPALSQDWGIDRASLGPVMSAALIGMVFGALGSGPLADRFGRKVVLVSAVLVFGAFSLASAYSTNVDQLLVLRFLTGLGLGAGMPNATTLLSEYTPERHKSLLVTSMFCGFNLGMAGGGFISAKLIPAFGWHSLLLIGGILPLILTVVLLVWLPESARYLVVRNRGTDKVRKTLSPIEPNLVAQATSFSVPEQKTVKARNVFAVIFSGTYSAGTLLLWLTYFMGLVIVYLLTSWLPTLMRDSGASMEQAAFIGALFQFGGVLSAVGVGWAMDRFNPHKVIGTFYLLAGVFAYAVGQSLGNITVLATLVLVAGMCVNGAQSAMPSLAARFYPTQGRATGVSWMLGIGRFGAILGAWMGATLLGLGWNFEQVLTALVIPAALATAAVLIKGMVSHADAT, from the coding sequence ATGAATCAACCCTCTGTCGGTACCAACCTGGACGTGCAGTCCTTTATCAATGCCCAGCCACTGTCGCGTTATCAGTGGCGCGTGGTGATCCTGTGTTTCCTCATCGTCTTCCTCGACGGCCTCGACACCGCGGCCATGGGCTTTATCGCCCCCGCGCTGTCCCAGGATTGGGGCATTGACCGCGCCAGTCTCGGCCCGGTGATGAGTGCCGCGTTGATCGGCATGGTGTTCGGCGCGCTGGGTTCCGGACCGCTGGCTGACCGCTTCGGGCGCAAAGTGGTGTTGGTGAGTGCGGTGTTGGTGTTTGGCGCGTTCAGCCTGGCCTCGGCCTACAGCACTAACGTCGACCAGTTGCTGGTATTGCGCTTTCTCACGGGGCTGGGCCTGGGCGCGGGCATGCCGAATGCCACCACGCTGCTGTCCGAATACACCCCTGAGCGCCACAAATCGTTGCTGGTGACCAGCATGTTCTGCGGTTTCAACCTGGGCATGGCCGGTGGCGGGTTTATTTCCGCCAAGCTGATCCCGGCGTTCGGCTGGCACAGCCTGCTGCTGATCGGTGGCATCCTGCCGTTGATCCTGACGGTGGTGCTGTTGGTGTGGCTGCCGGAGTCGGCGCGTTACCTGGTGGTGCGCAACCGCGGCACCGACAAAGTGCGCAAGACCTTGTCACCCATCGAGCCCAACCTCGTCGCCCAAGCCACCAGCTTCAGCGTGCCCGAGCAAAAAACCGTCAAGGCGCGCAACGTGTTTGCGGTGATCTTCTCCGGTACCTACAGCGCCGGCACCTTATTGCTGTGGCTCACCTACTTCATGGGCCTGGTGATTGTGTACCTGCTGACCAGTTGGTTGCCGACCCTGATGCGCGACAGCGGCGCCAGCATGGAGCAGGCCGCGTTTATCGGTGCGTTGTTCCAGTTCGGCGGTGTGCTGAGTGCGGTCGGCGTGGGCTGGGCGATGGACCGCTTCAATCCGCACAAAGTCATCGGCACGTTTTACCTGCTGGCCGGGGTGTTTGCCTACGCCGTAGGGCAGAGCCTGGGCAATATCACGGTACTGGCGACCTTGGTGTTGGTGGCCGGCATGTGCGTCAACGGCGCGCAATCGGCGATGCCGTCCCTGGCCGCGCGCTTCTACCCGACCCAGGGCCGCGCTACCGGTGTGTCGTGGATGCTCGGCATCGGCCGCTTCGGCGCGATCCTGGGTGCGTGGATGGGCGCGACGTTGCTGGGCCTGGGCTGGAACTTCGAGCAAGTGCTGACTGCACTGGTGATTCCAGCCGCATTGGCCACGGCAGCCGTGTTGATCAAAGGCATGGTCAGCCATGCGGATGCGACCTGA
- a CDS encoding CoA transferase subunit A translates to MAEILALRDAVKQFVNDGDTVALEGFTHLIPTAAGHEIIRQGKKDLTLVRMTPDLVYDQLIGAGCARKLIFSWGGNPGVGSLHRLRDAVEKHWPQPLEIEEHSHADLANAYVAGASGLPFAVLRAYAGSDLPKVNPLIKTVTCPFTGEVLAAVPSVRPDVTVIHAQKADRKGNVLLWGILGVQKEAALAAKRCIVTVEEIVDDLNAPMNSCVLPTWALTAVCHVPGGAHPSYAHGYNERDNRFYQAWDPIARDRGTFTAWIDEYIHGTADFSEFQAKLAAAQEAK, encoded by the coding sequence ATGGCTGAAATTCTTGCGCTGCGTGACGCGGTGAAGCAATTCGTGAATGACGGCGACACCGTCGCACTGGAAGGCTTCACCCATTTGATCCCTACGGCAGCGGGTCATGAAATCATTCGTCAGGGCAAGAAAGACCTGACGCTGGTGCGTATGACGCCCGACCTGGTCTACGACCAGTTGATCGGTGCCGGCTGCGCGCGCAAGTTGATTTTCTCCTGGGGCGGCAACCCCGGCGTGGGCTCTTTGCATCGCCTGCGTGATGCGGTGGAAAAACACTGGCCGCAACCGTTGGAGATCGAAGAGCACAGCCACGCCGACCTGGCGAATGCCTACGTTGCCGGTGCATCGGGCCTGCCGTTCGCCGTGCTGCGCGCCTACGCCGGTTCCGACCTGCCCAAGGTCAACCCGCTGATCAAGACCGTGACCTGCCCATTCACCGGCGAAGTGCTGGCGGCAGTGCCGTCGGTGCGCCCGGACGTCACCGTGATCCACGCACAGAAGGCCGACCGCAAGGGCAACGTGTTGCTCTGGGGCATTCTCGGTGTGCAGAAGGAAGCGGCGTTGGCGGCCAAGCGCTGCATCGTCACCGTCGAAGAAATCGTCGACGACCTGAATGCACCGATGAACAGCTGCGTGCTGCCGACCTGGGCGCTGACGGCGGTGTGCCATGTACCCGGTGGCGCACACCCGTCCTACGCCCACGGCTACAACGAGCGTGATAACCGCTTCTACCAGGCGTGGGACCCGATCGCCCGCGACCGTGGGACCTTTACCGCCTGGATCGACGAATACATCCACGGCACCGCCGACTTCAGTGAATTCCAGGCCAAGCTGGCCGCCGCGCAGGAGGCCAAGTAA
- a CDS encoding CoA-transferase subunit beta, which translates to MAYSTNEMMTVAAARRLKNGSVCFVGIGLPSKAANLARLTSSPDVVLIYESGPIGAKPSVLPLSIGDGELAETADTVVPTGEIFRYWLQGGRIDVGFLGAAQVDRFGNINTTVVGDYHQPKVRLPGAGGAPEIAGSAKSVLIILKQSARSFVDKLDFITSVGHGEGGDSRKRLGLPGAGPVGIITDLCIMEPEEGSHEFVVTALHPGVTREQVVAATGWAIRFADHVSTTDEPTDVELTALRDLEARTAAAHGQAPGDA; encoded by the coding sequence ATGGCTTACTCGACCAATGAAATGATGACCGTCGCCGCCGCGCGCCGCCTCAAGAACGGCTCGGTGTGCTTCGTCGGCATCGGCTTGCCCTCCAAGGCCGCCAACTTGGCGCGCCTGACCTCATCGCCCGATGTGGTGCTGATCTACGAGTCCGGCCCGATTGGTGCCAAGCCCAGCGTACTGCCGTTGTCCATCGGCGACGGTGAGCTGGCGGAAACCGCTGACACCGTGGTGCCGACCGGTGAGATTTTTCGCTACTGGCTGCAGGGCGGGCGCATCGACGTGGGCTTTCTCGGCGCGGCCCAGGTCGACCGGTTCGGCAATATCAACACCACCGTGGTTGGCGATTACCATCAGCCCAAAGTGCGCTTGCCGGGTGCCGGCGGCGCGCCGGAGATTGCCGGCTCGGCCAAGAGCGTGCTGATCATCCTTAAGCAGTCGGCGCGTTCGTTTGTCGACAAACTGGACTTCATCACCTCGGTCGGCCACGGCGAAGGCGGCGATTCACGTAAACGCTTGGGCCTGCCGGGCGCAGGTCCCGTAGGGATTATTACCGACCTGTGCATCATGGAGCCGGAAGAGGGCAGCCATGAATTCGTGGTCACCGCGCTGCACCCTGGCGTGACGCGCGAGCAAGTGGTCGCGGCCACCGGTTGGGCAATTCGGTTTGCAGACCACGTAAGCACCACCGACGAACCGACGGACGTCGAACTGACGGCCCTGCGTGATCTCGAAGCCCGCACCGCCGCCGCCCATGGCCAAGCGCCAGGAGACGCCTGA
- the pcaF gene encoding 3-oxoadipyl-CoA thiolase, whose product MMRDVFICDAIRTPIGRFGGGLSTVRADDLAALPIKALIERNPSVDWSAVDEVFLGCANQAGEDNRNVARMALLLAGLPQSIPGVTLNRLCASGMDAIGTAFRAIASGEMELAIAGGVESMSRAPFVMGKADAAFSRNMTLEDTTIGWRFINPLMKAQYGVDAMPQTADNVADDYNVSRADQDAFALRSQQRTAAAQAAGFFAEEIVPVRVAHKKGETVVEQDEHPRADTTLQALAKLKPVNGPDKTVTAGNASGVNDGAAALILASADAVKKHGLTARARVLGMASAGVAPRVMGIGPVPAVRKLVERLGLAVTDFDVIELNEAFASQGLAVLRELGIADDAPQVNPNGGAIALGHPLGMSGARLVLTALHQLEKTGGRKGLATMCVGVGQGLALAIERI is encoded by the coding sequence CTGATGCGTGACGTATTTATCTGTGATGCCATCCGCACGCCCATCGGCCGGTTTGGCGGTGGTTTGTCCACGGTGCGCGCCGATGACTTGGCGGCACTGCCGATCAAGGCGCTGATCGAACGTAACCCGTCTGTGGACTGGAGCGCCGTCGACGAAGTGTTCCTCGGTTGTGCCAACCAGGCCGGTGAAGACAACCGCAACGTCGCGCGGATGGCGCTGTTGCTGGCGGGCCTGCCGCAAAGCATTCCCGGGGTGACCCTCAACCGTCTGTGCGCCTCGGGCATGGACGCCATCGGCACCGCCTTCCGCGCTATCGCCAGCGGCGAAATGGAGCTGGCGATTGCCGGTGGCGTCGAGTCGATGTCCCGTGCGCCGTTTGTGATGGGCAAGGCCGACGCAGCGTTTTCACGCAACATGACGCTGGAAGACACCACCATCGGCTGGCGTTTTATCAACCCGTTGATGAAGGCCCAATACGGTGTGGATGCCATGCCGCAGACCGCCGATAACGTCGCCGACGACTACAACGTGTCCCGCGCCGACCAAGACGCCTTCGCGCTGCGTAGCCAGCAACGGACTGCCGCCGCGCAAGCCGCCGGGTTCTTTGCCGAAGAAATTGTGCCGGTGCGCGTCGCGCATAAAAAAGGCGAGACCGTGGTCGAGCAGGATGAGCATCCGCGCGCCGACACCACTCTGCAAGCTCTGGCTAAACTCAAGCCGGTGAATGGCCCAGACAAGACTGTCACTGCTGGTAATGCTTCCGGCGTGAACGATGGTGCGGCGGCACTGATACTGGCCAGCGCCGACGCGGTAAAGAAACATGGCCTGACCGCCCGCGCCCGTGTGCTGGGTATGGCCAGTGCCGGTGTCGCGCCGCGAGTGATGGGCATCGGCCCGGTGCCGGCGGTGCGCAAACTGGTGGAACGCCTCGGCCTGGCGGTCACCGACTTTGATGTCATCGAACTCAATGAAGCCTTCGCCAGCCAAGGCCTCGCGGTGCTGCGTGAGTTGGGCATCGCCGACGACGCCCCGCAGGTGAACCCGAACGGCGGCGCCATTGCCCTCGGCCATCCGCTGGGCATGAGCGGCGCACGGCTGGTATTGACGGCACTGCACCAACTGGAAAAAACCGGCGGCCGCAAAGGCCTGGCGACTATGTGTGTGGGCGTCGGCCAAGGCTTGGCCCTGGCGATTGAACGCATCTAA
- the pcaH gene encoding protocatechuate 3,4-dioxygenase subunit beta translates to MSDKPGYRRPQAGTQPDYLHPAYQSTNLRSPSQPLVFLPHSLSEITGPSIGAERVNEQDNDLTAQHEGEPVGERIIIHGRVLDENGLPVPGILVEIWQANAAGRYNHKRDLHDAPLDPNFTGTGRTVTDADGGYQFQTIKPGAYPWGNHHNAWRPAHIHFSLFGPSVLTRLVTQMYFPGDPLLEYDPIYNCVPDTSAKQRLIASFDLEKTIPSYALGYRWDIVLRGRDATPMEK, encoded by the coding sequence ATGAGTGACAAGCCCGGATATCGGCGCCCGCAAGCGGGCACTCAACCTGATTACCTGCACCCGGCCTACCAGTCGACGAACCTGCGTTCGCCGTCCCAGCCGTTGGTGTTCCTGCCGCATTCCTTGTCGGAAATCACCGGCCCGAGCATCGGCGCCGAGCGCGTCAATGAGCAGGACAATGACCTGACCGCCCAGCATGAAGGCGAGCCTGTGGGCGAACGCATCATCATTCACGGCCGCGTGCTGGATGAGAATGGCCTGCCGGTGCCGGGCATTCTGGTGGAGATCTGGCAGGCCAACGCCGCCGGCCGCTACAACCACAAGCGCGACCTGCATGACGCGCCGCTGGACCCAAACTTCACCGGCACCGGCCGCACCGTGACCGACGCCGATGGCGGGTATCAGTTCCAGACCATCAAGCCCGGCGCCTACCCGTGGGGCAACCACCACAATGCGTGGCGCCCGGCGCATATCCATTTTTCGCTGTTCGGCCCAAGCGTGCTGACCCGCCTGGTCACGCAGATGTACTTCCCCGGCGACCCGCTGTTGGAATACGACCCGATCTACAACTGTGTGCCGGACACCTCGGCCAAGCAGCGCCTGATCGCCAGCTTCGACCTGGAAAAAACCATTCCTTCCTATGCCCTCGGCTACCGCTGGGACATCGTCCTGCGCGGCCGCGACGCCACGCCGATGGAGAAATGA
- the pcaG gene encoding protocatechuate 3,4-dioxygenase subunit alpha has protein sequence MTLYATTSHTVGPYYHIGLTWLNREDLTVPATLGERVAISGQVVDGNGDVVNDAMLEVWQANAAGKYDHPEDEQDKAVDPNFEGFGRVPVDAEGRFRFTTIKPGSVPGLAGTTQAPHLVVLVFARGLVKHLLTRIYFDGEALNADDPLLACVPAERRSTLIAKTDAGGVYQWNVVLQGTDKETVFFDY, from the coding sequence ATGACACTCTATGCGACCACGTCCCACACCGTCGGGCCGTATTACCACATCGGCCTGACCTGGCTGAACCGCGAAGACCTGACCGTGCCTGCGACCTTGGGCGAGCGCGTGGCGATCAGCGGGCAAGTGGTGGATGGCAACGGTGATGTCGTCAACGACGCCATGCTCGAAGTCTGGCAGGCCAACGCCGCCGGCAAATACGACCACCCGGAAGATGAACAGGACAAAGCCGTCGACCCCAACTTCGAAGGCTTTGGCCGCGTGCCGGTGGATGCCGAAGGGCGTTTTCGCTTTACCACCATCAAGCCGGGCAGCGTGCCAGGGCTGGCGGGGACGACCCAGGCGCCGCATCTGGTGGTGTTGGTGTTTGCGCGTGGGTTGGTGAAGCACTTGCTGACGCGGATTTATTTTGACGGTGAGGCGTTGAACGCGGATGACCCGTTGTTGGCGTGTGTGCCTGCTGAGCGGCGCAGCACGTTGATTGCCAAGACGGATGCAGGCGGTGTGTATCAGTGGAATGTGGTTTTGCAGGGCACAGATAAGGAAACGGTGTTCTTCGACTATTGA
- a CDS encoding MFS family transporter: protein MTTKTIHYTGEERSKRIFAIVGASSGNLVEWFDFYVYAFCAIYFAPAFFPSESPTVQLLSTAGVFAAGFLMRPIGSWVFGSLADKHGRKNSMMISVLMMCAGSLVIAFLPTYKDIGIWAPALLLVARLFQGLSVGGEYGTTATYMSEVALKGQRGFFASFQYVTLIGGQLLAVLVVVILQQFLSEDELRAWGWRIPFVVGAVAALISLLLRRTLKETTTKEMREHKDAGSIRALLRNHTAAFITVLGYTAGGSLIFYTFTTYMQKYLVNTAGMHAKTASYIMTGALFLYMCMQPLFGMLADKIGRRNSMLWFGALGTLCTVPILLTLKTVSSPFLAFVLITLALAIVSFYTSISGLVKAEMFPPQVRALGVGLAYAVANAVFGGSAEVVALSLKSIGLENAFYWYVTVMMAVAFLFSLRLPKEAAYLHHDL, encoded by the coding sequence ATGACAACAAAAACGATTCACTACACCGGAGAAGAACGCAGCAAACGGATTTTTGCCATTGTCGGCGCATCCTCCGGCAACCTCGTCGAGTGGTTCGACTTCTATGTCTATGCCTTCTGCGCGATCTATTTTGCCCCGGCATTTTTTCCGTCGGAGAGCCCCACCGTACAACTGCTCAGCACCGCCGGGGTGTTCGCTGCCGGTTTCCTGATGCGACCTATTGGCAGCTGGGTGTTCGGCAGTTTGGCCGACAAGCACGGCCGAAAAAATTCGATGATGATCTCGGTGCTGATGATGTGCGCCGGCTCGCTGGTTATTGCGTTTTTGCCGACCTACAAAGACATCGGGATCTGGGCACCTGCGCTGCTGTTGGTGGCGCGCCTGTTTCAGGGTTTGTCGGTGGGCGGCGAGTACGGCACCACCGCCACCTATATGAGTGAGGTGGCCCTCAAGGGCCAGCGCGGGTTCTTTGCCTCGTTCCAGTACGTGACCTTGATCGGCGGGCAATTGCTCGCGGTGCTGGTGGTGGTGATCCTGCAGCAATTCCTCAGCGAAGATGAACTGCGCGCCTGGGGCTGGCGGATTCCGTTTGTGGTCGGTGCCGTCGCAGCGCTCATCTCTCTACTGCTGCGCCGCACCTTGAAAGAGACCACCACCAAGGAAATGCGTGAGCACAAAGACGCCGGTAGCATTCGCGCATTGCTGCGCAACCACACGGCAGCCTTTATCACGGTGCTGGGTTACACCGCGGGTGGCTCGCTGATTTTCTACACATTCACCACTTACATGCAGAAGTACCTGGTGAACACGGCCGGGATGCATGCCAAGACGGCCAGCTACATCATGACCGGCGCGCTGTTCCTGTACATGTGCATGCAGCCTTTGTTCGGCATGTTGGCGGACAAGATCGGCCGGCGTAATTCCATGTTGTGGTTCGGCGCGCTCGGCACCCTGTGCACCGTGCCGATCCTGCTGACCTTGAAAACCGTCAGCAGCCCGTTCCTGGCCTTTGTGCTGATCACCCTGGCCTTGGCGATTGTCAGCTTCTACACCTCCATCAGCGGCCTGGTCAAAGCGGAAATGTTCCCGCCGCAGGTGCGTGCGTTGGGCGTGGGCCTGGCCTATGCGGTGGCGAATGCGGTGTTTGGTGGTTCGGCAGAAGTCGTCGCGCTGAGCCTCAAATCCATCGGCCTGGAAAACGCCTTCTATTGGTATGTCACCGTGATGATGGCGGTGGCCTTCCTGTTTAGCTTGCGCCTGCCGAAAGAGGCGGCGTACTTGCACCACGATTTGTAA
- a CDS encoding 3-carboxy-cis,cis-muconate cycloisomerase, giving the protein MTLRTSNQLFDAYFTADSMAEVFCDQGRLQGMLDFEAGLARAESQVGLIPQAAVAPIAQACLASLYDVDALGVAIATAGNSAIPLVKALGKLIASEDAGAERYVHLGATSQDVMDTGLVLQLRRALELIEADLAQLGEILAAQAQRYAGVPLAGRTWLQHATPVTLGMKIAGWLGAVTRSRQRLAELKPRLLVLQFGGASGTLAALGEHAMPVAEALAAELQLSLPEQPWHTQRDRLVEFASVLGLIAGSLGKVGRDISLLMQTEAAEVFEPSAPGKGGSSTMPHKRNPVGAAVLISAATRVPGLVATMFSAMPQEHERSLGLWHAEWETLPQICRLVSGALKHALVVSEGLEVDAERMAHNLDLTQGLVLAEAVSIVLAQRLGRDTAHHLLEQCCKRAVAEGRHLRAVLADEPHVTAELSAAELDRLLDPAHYLGQAHTWVTRAVTDHFALIA; this is encoded by the coding sequence ATGACACTGCGCACGAGCAACCAATTGTTCGACGCTTACTTCACCGCTGACAGCATGGCTGAGGTGTTCTGCGACCAGGGACGCCTGCAGGGCATGCTGGATTTCGAAGCGGGGCTGGCCCGGGCCGAGTCCCAGGTCGGGTTGATTCCGCAGGCCGCCGTCGCTCCGATTGCTCAGGCGTGCCTGGCGTCTTTGTACGACGTGGATGCCCTCGGCGTGGCGATTGCCACGGCAGGCAACTCGGCGATTCCGCTGGTGAAGGCGCTGGGCAAGTTGATCGCCAGTGAAGATGCCGGCGCCGAACGTTACGTGCACTTGGGTGCGACCAGCCAGGACGTGATGGATACCGGCTTGGTGCTGCAATTACGGCGTGCTTTGGAATTGATCGAAGCGGACTTGGCGCAGCTGGGCGAGATTCTCGCTGCGCAGGCCCAACGTTATGCCGGCGTGCCGTTGGCCGGGCGCACGTGGTTGCAGCACGCGACGCCGGTCACCCTGGGAATGAAAATCGCCGGTTGGCTGGGGGCGGTGACGCGCAGTCGCCAGCGCCTTGCCGAGTTGAAACCGCGCTTGCTGGTGCTGCAATTCGGCGGCGCATCCGGCACCTTGGCGGCGCTGGGCGAACACGCTATGCCGGTGGCCGAAGCTTTGGCGGCTGAGTTGCAACTGAGCTTGCCCGAGCAACCCTGGCACACCCAACGGGATCGATTGGTGGAATTTGCCAGCGTGCTCGGCCTGATCGCCGGCAGCCTCGGCAAGGTGGGCCGCGATATCAGCCTGCTGATGCAGACCGAAGCGGCGGAAGTGTTCGAGCCTTCGGCGCCAGGCAAGGGCGGTTCGTCGACTATGCCGCACAAGCGCAACCCGGTGGGCGCCGCGGTGCTGATTAGCGCCGCCACCCGTGTGCCAGGGTTGGTGGCGACGATGTTCAGCGCCATGCCTCAGGAGCACGAGCGTAGCCTGGGCCTGTGGCACGCGGAATGGGAAACCTTGCCGCAGATTTGCCGGTTGGTGTCCGGCGCCTTGAAGCACGCGCTGGTGGTGAGCGAAGGGCTGGAAGTCGACGCTGAGCGCATGGCGCACAATCTCGATCTGACCCAAGGCCTGGTGCTGGCCGAAGCCGTCAGTATCGTGCTGGCCCAGCGCCTGGGCCGCGACACCGCGCACCATCTGTTGGAGCAATGTTGCAAGCGCGCCGTCGCAGAGGGCCGCCATTTGCGCGCGGTACTCGCGGACGAACCGCACGTGACCGCCGAGCTATCAGCGGCTGAATTGGATCGCCTGCTTGACCCGGCGCACTACCTGGGCCAGGCACACACTTGGGTCACTCGCGCGGTGACCGACCATTTTGCATTGATCGCGTAA
- the pcaD gene encoding 3-oxoadipate enol-lactonase: MAFVQLAEGELHYQLDGPVEAPVLVLSNSLGTDLHMWDIQIPAFTEHFRVLRFDTRGHGKSLVTEGPYSIEQLGHDVIALLDALDIQRAHFCGLSMGGLIGQWLGINAGERLQRLVVCNTAAKIGTLDVWNPRIETVLRDGAAAMVALRDASIARWFTADFAAANPHQAKQITDMLAATSPQGYAANCAAVRDADFREQLASIKVPTLVIAGTEDAVTPPAGGHFIQNNVKGAEYAEFYAAHLSNVQAGAEFSEREVYLIEPGAFCGRETTLRRRPASAP, translated from the coding sequence GTGGCTTTTGTACAACTCGCCGAGGGCGAACTGCATTACCAACTGGATGGGCCTGTGGAAGCGCCGGTACTGGTGCTCTCCAACTCCCTGGGCACCGATCTGCATATGTGGGACATCCAGATCCCGGCGTTCACCGAGCATTTTCGCGTGTTGCGTTTCGACACCCGTGGCCATGGTAAATCCCTGGTGACCGAGGGGCCGTACAGCATCGAGCAACTGGGCCACGACGTGATTGCGCTGCTGGATGCGCTGGATATTCAACGCGCGCATTTCTGCGGGCTGTCCATGGGCGGCTTGATCGGCCAATGGTTGGGCATCAATGCCGGTGAGCGTTTGCAGCGGCTGGTGGTGTGCAACACCGCGGCCAAGATTGGCACACTGGATGTGTGGAACCCGCGTATCGAGACGGTCCTGCGCGATGGCGCGGCGGCCATGGTGGCGCTGCGTGACGCGTCTATAGCACGTTGGTTCACCGCCGATTTCGCTGCTGCCAACCCGCACCAGGCCAAGCAGATTACCGACATGCTTGCGGCCACATCGCCCCAGGGGTATGCCGCCAACTGCGCAGCGGTGCGTGATGCCGATTTTCGTGAGCAACTGGCCTCGATCAAAGTGCCGACACTGGTGATTGCCGGCACTGAAGATGCCGTCACGCCGCCGGCCGGTGGTCACTTTATCCAGAACAACGTGAAGGGTGCCGAATACGCTGAGTTTTACGCGGCGCACCTGTCCAACGTCCAGGCCGGGGCTGAGTTCAGCGAGCGTGAGGTATATCTAATTGAACCAGGAGCTTTTTGTGGACGAGAAACGACGTTACGCCGACGGCCTGCAAGTGCGCCGTGA
- the pcaC gene encoding 4-carboxymuconolactone decarboxylase gives MDEKRRYADGLQVRREVLGDAHVDRSLNALTEFNSEFQEMITRHAWGDIWTRPGLPRHTRSLITIAMLIGMNRSEELKLHLRAAASNGVTRAEIKEVLMQSAIYCGIPAANATFHLAESVWDELGVESRQQD, from the coding sequence GTGGACGAGAAACGACGTTACGCCGACGGCCTGCAAGTGCGCCGTGAAGTGCTGGGTGATGCCCATGTCGACCGCAGCCTCAATGCCTTGACCGAGTTCAACAGCGAGTTCCAGGAAATGATCACCCGCCACGCCTGGGGTGATATCTGGACCCGCCCCGGCCTGCCTCGTCACACCCGCAGCCTGATCACCATCGCCATGCTGATCGGCATGAACCGCAGTGAAGAACTCAAGCTGCACCTGCGTGCCGCCGCGAGCAATGGCGTGACCCGCGCCGAGATCAAGGAAGTGCTGATGCAGAGCGCGATCTACTGCGGGATTCCGGCGGCGAACGCGACGTTTCACCTGGCGGAGTCGGTGTGGGATGAGTTGGGCGTGGAGTCGCGTCAGCAAGATTGA
- a CDS encoding polysaccharide deacetylase family protein yields the protein MKYLIVILSTLLTGCISAPIALTPQTAQRLQTQAPIRFLLTFDDGPSASGYNNPSRSVIADLAKNPVLPSIKAVFFLQTAASRSGGSARGRKTMEREYAAGHVLAFHTATGFHTNHRWLSDAELERALSLGAADITSITGAPPTLVRPPFWNYDRRTFAAYQRHGMHVLLTDLSANDGKIWGFNGSPRRRANLYRQLSVVRERIALGELPTVDGVIPVVVTFHDINRYTARHLQEYLQILMDSARINGMKTAAEPFYTDHATLERAAMARTVKDVSEEVHLPGVWNWIWDADSR from the coding sequence ATGAAATACCTGATTGTCATTCTGTCGACTCTGCTCACCGGCTGCATCAGCGCGCCCATTGCCCTGACTCCGCAGACCGCACAACGCCTGCAAACCCAAGCGCCGATCCGTTTCCTGCTGACGTTTGATGACGGCCCCAGCGCCTCGGGCTACAACAACCCGAGCCGCTCGGTGATCGCCGACCTGGCGAAAAACCCGGTATTGCCGAGCATCAAGGCGGTGTTTTTCCTGCAGACCGCAGCGTCCCGTTCCGGCGGCAGCGCGCGCGGGCGCAAGACCATGGAACGCGAGTACGCGGCCGGGCACGTCCTGGCCTTCCACACGGCCACAGGGTTTCATACCAATCACCGCTGGCTCAGTGATGCCGAACTTGAACGCGCCCTCAGCCTGGGCGCGGCGGATATCACCTCGATCACTGGCGCGCCGCCCACGCTGGTGCGCCCGCCCTTTTGGAACTACGACAGACGCACCTTCGCCGCCTACCAGCGCCACGGGATGCACGTATTGCTGACAGATTTGAGTGCCAATGACGGCAAAATCTGGGGTTTCAACGGCAGCCCGCGTCGACGGGCGAATTTGTATCGGCAACTGTCGGTGGTGCGCGAACGCATAGCCTTGGGTGAACTGCCTACGGTGGATGGCGTGATACCGGTGGTGGTGACCTTCCACGATATCAACCGCTACACCGCGCGGCACTTGCAGGAGTACTTGCAGATCCTGATGGACAGCGCCCGCATCAACGGCATGAAAACCGCCGCCGAGCCGTTCTACACCGACCACGCCACACTGGAACGCGCAGCAATGGCGCGTACGGTGAAGGATGTGAGTGAAGAGGTGCACTTGCCGGGTGTGTGGAACTGGATATGGGATGCGGATTCTCGCTGA